In Pseudophryne corroboree isolate aPseCor3 chromosome 2, aPseCor3.hap2, whole genome shotgun sequence, the sequence AAGGATTGTTGGAAATTATTACTTGTTTTTTCTTCTGCAAGTTTTACATCTGGTGTAATAGAGATCTGGCTATGGAGACAAGCTATGTTTGCAgaatttttatttatgtttttaaattCATCCATGGCGGAGTTCAGCACAGTGAAGATAATTTCGTTGGCCTTTTGCTGATATAATTCATTGGCTGACTCAGAATAGTCTGGAAGGATAATTTTTGGAGTCGTAGAATCTGAAGAAATTAGGTCATCTGAGAGGTTTACATCAGCTTGTAATGGTGCGTGATTCAGTACATCATACAACTTTCCTGGCTCACTGTGAGTCACTTCTAAATCTGGATTTGATTCTGAAAGTGATTCACAGCTTCCTATTTTCCACTGCGAATCACTGGAGAGCAACGACTGATTCCTTAATTCATTTTCAAATGGACATGTCTGGAGTGAAACATTTATTATGTTACCACACGTGTGGACagataaattgttattttttatattttctattaGCACATCTGGTGATTTATTTGTGCTTGTTggtatttttttgtcattttttaacATGTTAACCATATGCGCAGATACATTGTTCTCCTTATTCGATGAAGGCAACTCTTTGATTCCTACAATACACTTTTTAGGATCCTTTTCACAATTATTAAAATTGTTGTTAGCTGTGACATCTTCTCTACTGAAGGACATTTCTCCATTGGTGACGCTTTTATCCTCTTGAGCACTTTGAGGAACCTGAAATTTATTACTGTCTGCTGAGTCTGCGGGTGGGGGTGACAAGTTTGGAAGACATATTAACTCTTTCTCAAAAGTAGGACTTTCAACTTTACCAACAGATATGACATCTGACAAGAAACCATAGGGAGGAATTTTTACTTCTTCAatatttacagtttttactgacacTTTAGCAATATAAACCTCAGAGTTCATGTTGGATTTTAGATTATCTGGTGCAGAAAATCCACCCGATATATCAATACCTGAGTTAGCTGCGCAACTGTCTGCAAGTGATTTGTCTTCTTTCAATAGTGGTGAACTTTTTAATTTGGCTATACTACCAGGTTTAGGTACCAAAGAAACAGTGCTCTCTATGTTTTCTCCACTTAACTTTATATCACCAATAATATTGGCATCTTTGTCAACTGCAAAAGTATCTGATATATGCTTGCTGAATATTTCAGGAGGAAATATCTTAAGTGGAATGTGTTCTTCTGGCGTATAAGCTTGCGAGGACACAATTCCAGAATCAACTGCATCTTGAGGGCTGTCACATGTTACATTATTGCAATCATAAGGAGATGATGGATAGTCCAATATTATGGTTGGAGATGATGATCGGAACTCAAGCACATTGTCTAAAGAAATGTTTGTGGCAGTTCCTGAGAAATTACTTTTATCCAGAGATGAAATACTAGTCAAAGAGTTCTCTGGCACAGGTTTGACATCAACAACTGAGACATTCTGATAGCTGTCATTAATTAAAATAGTCTGAGACTTGTTATCAGCATTATCAGAAGTGATAGGTTTTAAATTCAATTCCCTGGCCACCCCATCCATTTTATCCAAATTAACTTTATTTTTGGCAACTAAACAGTAATCAAAGGTGTCAGTTAACATTTGCCTACCCAGTTCCTCACTTTCTGATACGGTGTGAACAGGAATATCTGTGATCATTGGAAGACTATGCTCAGACATGCAAGAACTTGGGTTGGGAGCCAGATGGATGAACGTATTTGTTTTGTCAAGTGTTACAGAAGACAAAGTAATTTTTGAGTTGTTCTTTGCCTTTTCTGAATTGTCAACTGATACAGCAGAATTAAGATCTTTCTCCTTTGCAGTTGGTTGTTGATCTACACTTCTCTTTGAGGGTTTCTCTATTTGTGCGTTTTGAGCTTCAGAAATATTTGGTCCCACGTTAATGTTAAGCTGGTTTGTTTCAATCCTTGGGATTCTCCCTACCGTTCTCTGAGGTTTCTCTGAAACATTTAGATTAACCTGTGTATTTAGTTGTAGATTTTCTCTAGTCTTTGAAGTCTCCTCTCCGTTGTTTTTTAGATCCTCCATAACTGTTAAGTTCCCATTAGTATTTAGTTGTAGTTCAGACCTTGGGACTTTTCTGGTCTTTAACTGAGGATTTTCTGGAACGCTATTAATCACTTTTGCATTTAGTTGATGTTCCTTAATCATATCATTTGTATTTTGTTGCATATTTTCTGTGATTTTTGAATTCCCATTTATTTGTACATCTAAATTTACCTCTGGGATTGTCTCTATCTTCGGTTGAACTTCTTTTGATTCCttttttttcaaatctgtaattagATGTTTTGAGTTCTCATCTCCATTTAGCTGAAAATCTTCCATAATAATTGAGCTCCCTTTGGTATTTGGCTGTAGAACTGCTGAAATCGTTGTGCTTTCCTGTGTGATTGGTTGTAGATCTGCCCTGTCTAGTATTTTATCAGTATCTGATTGCAGATCATTTATGAATACATATTTTTCACTCTTTAAAATGTCAGTATTTACCTGTATAACCTCCATGTTGTGATGTTCTACATTGGTTTCTGGATCACCTGAGATGTTAAAGCAATCTATTGTCTTTGGCCAAAAATCAGCTGAATATTTTGCATTATCTTCAGTACATGACTGCAGTTCCTCTGGAACATTTACGTTCTCTTTGGGATTTGCTTCCAGATCTTCTGAAAGTTTTAACCCCTCCTCTGAATCTACATGTGTGCCCTCTAAAGAGCATGAGACAGTGATTGTCTTTGGCTTCAGATCTGCAGAGAATTGTTCAGTTTTTGGTTGTAGGTTATTTATAATCTTTGTACTTTTATTGACATTTAATTGTAGATTCTCTAAAGTCCTTGAGCTTTCCTCTTTATTGGGTGATAATTTCCCTAATGTTTTTGAGCTCCCTTCTGCATTAGGTTGTATATACCCTGAAGTCCTTAAGCTTTCTTCAGTATTTGGTTGTAGAGCCTGTAAAATCATtgaactctcctcaggatttggttGCAGATCTTCTGAAATCTTTGAGCATTCCTTTTGCTGTATACTCTCTAAATTGCTTGAGCTCCCAGCAGCACTTGGTTGCAGATCATCGTAAACACTTGAGCTCTCCTCAGCCTTTGTATGTATAGCCTCCGGCATCTTTGAGCTGGTCTCAGCACTTGTTTGTAGATCTTCTGAAATATTTACACTGTCCACTGCATTTGGTTCACTGTCCTCTGCATTTGGTTGTAGGTCCTCTGAAACCTTAGAAGTCTTATGCGCATTGGCTGCTATATCCTCAGAGTGTTTTGAGCTTTCTTTGGGTTGCATATCCTCTAAAATGTTTGAGCTCCCCTCGGCACTTGCTTGCAGATCACCTGAAACACTTGAGCTCCCGTCAGCATCTGTAAGTTGAGTAGCTGAACATGTTGAGCCCCTATCAACACTTGTTTCTAGAGCCCCTGAAATATttgtattctcctcagcactcgtctGTAGATCATCTGAAATGTTTGAGATAATTTTACCATTAGGTTCCGGATGCTCCAAAATATTTGAGCAACTGTCATCACCGGGTTGCATATTTTCTGAAATATTTGAGTTCTTCTCTGCATTAGTTTGTAGGTCTACAGTTATTGAGCTTTCCATAAAATTTGGTTGTAGGTCCTCTGAAATCTTAGAGCTCTTATAAGCGATGGCTTCTAGATCCTCTGAGTGTTTTGAGCTTTTCATTGGTTGGGTATCCTCTATAATGATTGAGATCCCCGCAGCACTTGGTTGTAGATCACCTGAAACACTTGACCTCGCCTCAGaatctgtatgtacagtatctgaATATGATGAGCCCCTATCAGCACTTGTTTCTAGAGCCCCTGAAATATCTGTGCTCTCCTCAGCACCTGGCTGTAGATCATCTGAAATATTCAAGCTAGTTTTACTGTTAAGTTCTGAATCCTCCAAAATATTTGAGCAACTGTCATCACTGGGTTGCAGATCCTCTGAAATATTTGAGATTTTCTCGACAGCAGGCTGCACGTCTAATATTACTGAGCTTTCCATTGCATTTGGTTGTAGGTCCTCTGAAATGTTAGAGCTCTTATAAGCGACGGCTTCTAGATCATCTAAGTGTTTTGAGCTTTCCTTTGGTTGAGTATCCTCTATAATGCTTGCGCTCCCCTCGTCACTTCGTTGTACATCACCTGAAACACTTGAGCTCTCCTCAGAATCTTTATGTAGAGTGTCTGAAAATAGTGAGCCTCTATCAGCACTTGTTTCTAGAGCCCCTGAAATATTTGCACTATCCTCAGTACCTAGCTGTAGATCATCTGAAATGTTTGAGCTACTTTTACCATGAAGTTCTGGATTCTCCAATATATTTGAGCAACTCTCATCACTGTGTTGCAGATCCTCTGAAATATTTGAGATTTTCTCAACAGCAGGCTGCACGTCTAATATTACTGAGCTTTCCATAGCATTTGGTTGTAGGTCATCTGAAATGTTAGGGCTCTTATAAGCGACGGCTTCTAGATCATCTAAGTGTTTTGAGCTTTCCTTTGGTTGAGTATCCTCTATAATGCTTGCGCTCCCCTCATCACTTGGTTGTAGCTGACCTGAAACACTTGAGCTTTCCTCAGAATCTTTATGTAGAGTGTCTGAAAATAGTGAGCCTCTATCAGCACTTGTTTCTAGAGCCCCTGAAATATTTGCACTATCCTCAGTACCTAGCTGTAGATCATCTGAAATGTTCGAGCTACTTTTACCATAAGGTTCTGTATCCACCAATATATTTGAGCAACTCTCATCACTGTGTTGCAGATCCTCTGAAATATTTGAGATCCTCTCGACATCAGGTTGCACATCTAATATTACTGAGCTTTCCATAGCATTTGGTTGTAGATCCTCTGAAGCCTTAGAGCTCTTTTGAGCATTGGATTCTAGATCCTCTGAGTGTATTGAGCTTAACTTTGGTTGGGTATCCTCTATAATGCTTGAGCTCCCCATGGCACTTAGATGTAGATCACCTGAAACACTTGAGCTTTCCTCAGCATCTGTATGTAGAATGTCTGAAAATGGTGCGCCCCTATCAGCACTTGTTTCTAGAGCCCCTGAAATATTTGCACTACCTTCAGTACCCAGCTGTAGATCATCTGAAATGTTCGAGCTAATTTTACAATTAAGTTCTGGATCCTCCAATATATTTGAGCAACTCTCATCACTGGGTTGCAGATCCTTTGAAATATTTGAGATCTCTGCATTAGGTTGCAGGTCTAAAGACGTTACGGAACTTTCCATAGCACTTGGTTGTAGAGCCTCGAACAAGCCCTCTCTACTGTTAACAATTTGGTCCAGATCTACAGATTTTGATAACATTTTTATCTGGATTTCTGTAGGTAGGATCTGACTTTCATAATCTGCATCTGATGATGGATCCATTTTCACCAACTGATGCAGCATACAACAACTTTCTGTGTCAGCATCTTCTGTACAATTGGTTTCTTTTTCGCTAGTCTCTTCTTTTTCTGGAATTGGAGAATTTACATCAGGGCGACGCTTGAGGAGCTTCCTGATTCTCCTGGATCCTCTGTAGGTGCCATACGTTATTGCTGGCGCGTTGAGGGTGTAGCCATTGAGTCTGTGGAAACATTAATTGTTAAAAGGCGGTTAT encodes:
- the CRYBG3 gene encoding very large A-kinase anchor protein isoform X2 — its product is MGTRRRPGWQDELSRSFSRLFSRTSSQEKEEDSGEEQERGDRSSSRLFFRSTSQERKGGSDRTELSEEPERGQSPSRLFRRTSQETNVSGRGSREEPSGLSRLFSRTSSQEKEEDSGSPRSAGEDRSRHEDNGNLTLESQEQLSIPESEQVKQDQVTSPALQSTSESEEEKDGESTHTSKEPDSEKQPREKFLNFLGSLFHFSPKSSQGNSKQTPGVQNLSKEHEDGQVKNNLDKEDLNQEQALDVCSGIEQPADQNTAHEEDPVVSSSETVKDEVKQEQQEETSPKLNGYTLNAPAITYGTYRGSRRIRKLLKRRPDVNSPIPEKEETSEKETNCTEDADTESCCMLHQLVKMDPSSDADYESQILPTEIQIKMLSKSVDLDQIVNSREGLFEALQPSAMESSVTSLDLQPNAEISNISKDLQPSDESCSNILEDPELNCKISSNISDDLQLGTEGSANISGALETSADRGAPFSDILHTDAEESSSVSGDLHLSAMGSSSIIEDTQPKLSSIHSEDLESNAQKSSKASEDLQPNAMESSVILDVQPDVERISNISEDLQHSDESCSNILVDTEPYGKSSSNISDDLQLGTEDSANISGALETSADRGSLFSDTLHKDSEESSSVSGQLQPSDEGSASIIEDTQPKESSKHLDDLEAVAYKSPNISDDLQPNAMESSVILDVQPAVEKISNISEDLQHSDESCSNILENPELHGKSSSNISDDLQLGTEDSANISGALETSADRGSLFSDTLHKDSEESSSVSGDVQRSDEGSASIIEDTQPKESSKHLDDLEAVAYKSSNISEDLQPNAMESSVILDVQPAVEKISNISEDLQPSDDSCSNILEDSELNSKTSLNISDDLQPGAEESTDISGALETSADRGSSYSDTVHTDSEARSSVSGDLQPSAAGISIIIEDTQPMKSSKHSEDLEAIAYKSSKISEDLQPNFMESSITVDLQTNAEKNSNISENMQPGDDSCSNILEHPEPNGKIISNISDDLQTSAEENTNISGALETSVDRGSTCSATQLTDADGSSSVSGDLQASAEGSSNILEDMQPKESSKHSEDIAANAHKTSKVSEDLQPNAEDSEPNAVDSVNISEDLQTSAETSSKMPEAIHTKAEESSSVYDDLQPSAAGSSSNLESIQQKECSKISEDLQPNPEESSMILQALQPNTEESLRTSGYIQPNAEGSSKTLGKLSPNKEESSRTLENLQLNVNKSTKIINNLQPKTEQFSADLKPKTITVSCSLEGTHVDSEEGLKLSEDLEANPKENVNVPEELQSCTEDNAKYSADFWPKTIDCFNISGDPETNVEHHNMEVIQVNTDILKSEKYVFINDLQSDTDKILDRADLQPITQESTTISAVLQPNTKGSSIIMEDFQLNGDENSKHLITDLKKKESKEVQPKIETIPEVNLDVQINGNSKITENMQQNTNDMIKEHQLNAKVINSVPENPQLKTRKVPRSELQLNTNGNLTVMEDLKNNGEETSKTRENLQLNTQVNLNVSEKPQRTVGRIPRIETNQLNINVGPNISEAQNAQIEKPSKRSVDQQPTAKEKDLNSAVSVDNSEKAKNNSKITLSSVTLDKTNTFIHLAPNPSSCMSEHSLPMITDIPVHTVSESEELGRQMLTDTFDYCLVAKNKVNLDKMDGVARELNLKPITSDNADNKSQTILINDSYQNVSVVDVKPVPENSLTSISSLDKSNFSGTATNISLDNVLEFRSSSPTIILDYPSSPYDCNNVTCDSPQDAVDSGIVSSQAYTPEEHIPLKIFPPEIFSKHISDTFAVDKDANIIGDIKLSGENIESTVSLVPKPGSIAKLKSSPLLKEDKSLADSCAANSGIDISGGFSAPDNLKSNMNSEVYIAKVSVKTVNIEEVKIPPYGFLSDVISVGKVESPTFEKELICLPNLSPPPADSADSNKFQVPQSAQEDKSVTNGEMSFSREDVTANNNFNNCEKDPKKCIVGIKELPSSNKENNVSAHMVNMLKNDKKIPTSTNKSPDVLIENIKNNNLSVHTCGNIINVSLQTCPFENELRNQSLLSSDSQWKIGSCESLSESNPDLEVTHSEPGKLYDVLNHAPLQADVNLSDDLISSDSTTPKIILPDYSESANELYQQKANEIIFTVLNSAMDEFKNINKNSANIACLHSQISITPDVKLAEEKTSNNFQQSLEYSSVDVPSGVLEKSLDSILRKSKDPFMSIAEGLVNEVISSSKQLMVSNTIQKIINEDSDTNEMSPKKPPNNLNQAFVDKNDPPENITSLIKNDSLLDINNAVYMPFSERNCNAMTTTGMLQNVPSSQTTDPSSLDEFGSRATVGMRDRALNVPIESSVLAEAEDKEEHSNCFINPCVAEINNPNVQNDSSLTFDMNVQGDLEIENLKCNEDQNEYYDSEMGYSSRSLETEGSLNEFLSNHLSEEIYNMYMSEVSSEFSDPFQFFVHNSQYVEISESDDELGDEDKDYGASGQDSVEDSFLSVQSRRVRIYPFALSPIYEDDSSCEGPLSNSSSPRHIEGAAASNNENSHASILSLLQSVSDRLKEADMDEMGSEERLPFLNNEAVVVSDQPNKDTSESLSVCKTSLDVPTLPEEEKPSGGSRSSLFITKSFTENRPSSVPGRQSFLLNLSSQSNIAGAKSAAENTSVPASGGEGSTSLTSESKSTHDTDLFPNTAAVSGPSPLQAVTEPTLSILKSDVEHKPRLSPQSVYYQYFQAATTGNKENSAQAKLEGEFKKAEAQQMDAADSESLKFNPRPGKMTLSDILDLENKIELKSDVLDAASWEFPNGVNIRVIRGCWVLYEKPHFEGQAHVLEEGEAVLYRLWDLSGTKAKPDKIRIGSVKRVVKDYLPVVVISSLQDTADSPVYICTEVPSLENLVDKRPRSLTVNSGVWLAYTEPQYNGTVTVLEEGCELPQIQDCGIKSMRALKMGGLKVQLPSDPKIIIYEKPCFQGRSGEITEHVCNIGTLLRDEDKGNNLNIGSMQVLGGIWVGYEQERYKGQQYLLEEGDYEDWHAWGGYGSTLQSVRYLQANFLEASVTLYDSEAEEGKQVDLFNQAIPDLELAGYNPKTQCIHVKSGMWVAYQQKHYCGEQYILEKGRYKTYMDWGGSNNTIMSIRPVLLEPLGRNEVKHLIKAYKSCNFQGESVDFSQEVCDFPSFMPRSFKVLRGCWLLQYQADSCDNLCVLEEGHFPDLASCGIPVAEITYIQPIDYVFAEPSVSLFALDSCEGRELHFEEAVTSVLSKDLHFYTQSVWIRRGLWIAFEGANFLGRQMLLESQKIEKWSQFSGWKAVGSLRPLRQPAVYFMVRNRHRDKYLTVTGKLSDTRATFVSISARNGQSTQIWYFCRGLLKSKANDSCLDIIGGRNLPGSKVSLWSEHGKNRQKWTINKDGTIASYISDDLVLDIKGGNYYDQNYLIVNRVQDSALTQKWDIEIL
- the CRYBG3 gene encoding very large A-kinase anchor protein isoform X1, producing MGTRRRPGWQDELSRSFSRLFSRTSSQEKEEDSGEEQERGDRSSSRLFFRSTSQERKGGSDRTELSEEPERGQSPSRLFRRTSQETNVSGRGSREEPSGLSRLFSRTSSQEKEEDSGSPRSAGEDRSRHEDNGNLTLESQEQLSIPESEQVKQDQVTSPALQSTSESEEEKDGESTHTSKEPDSEKQPREKFLNFLGSLFHFSPKSSQGNSKQTPGVQNLSKEHEDGQVKNNLDKEDLNQEQALDVCSGIEQPADQNTAHEEDPVVSSSETVKDEVKQEQQEETSPKLNGYTLNAPAITYGTYRGSRRIRKLLKRRPDVNSPIPEKEETSEKETNCTEDADTESCCMLHQLVKMDPSSDADYESQILPTEIQIKMLSKSVDLDQIVNSREGLFEALQPSAMESSVTSLDLQPNAEISNISKDLQPSDESCSNILEDPELNCKISSNISDDLQLGTEGSANISGALETSADRGAPFSDILHTDAEESSSVSGDLHLSAMGSSSIIEDTQPKLSSIHSEDLESNAQKSSKASEDLQPNAMESSVILDVQPDVERISNISEDLQHSDESCSNILVDTEPYGKSSSNISDDLQLGTEDSANISGALETSADRGSLFSDTLHKDSEESSSVSGQLQPSDEGSASIIEDTQPKESSKHLDDLEAVAYKSPNISDDLQPNAMESSVILDVQPAVEKISNISEDLQHSDESCSNILENPELHGKSSSNISDDLQLGTEDSANISGALETSADRGSLFSDTLHKDSEESSSVSGDVQRSDEGSASIIEDTQPKESSKHLDDLEAVAYKSSNISEDLQPNAMESSVILDVQPAVEKISNISEDLQPSDDSCSNILEDSELNSKTSLNISDDLQPGAEESTDISGALETSADRGSSYSDTVHTDSEARSSVSGDLQPSAAGISIIIEDTQPMKSSKHSEDLEAIAYKSSKISEDLQPNFMESSITVDLQTNAEKNSNISENMQPGDDSCSNILEHPEPNGKIISNISDDLQTSAEENTNISGALETSVDRGSTCSATQLTDADGSSSVSGDLQASAEGSSNILEDMQPKESSKHSEDIAANAHKTSKVSEDLQPNAEDSEPNAVDSVNISEDLQTSAETSSKMPEAIHTKAEESSSVYDDLQPSAAGSSSNLESIQQKECSKISEDLQPNPEESSMILQALQPNTEESLRTSGYIQPNAEGSSKTLGKLSPNKEESSRTLENLQLNVNKSTKIINNLQPKTEQFSADLKPKTITVSCSLEGTHVDSEEGLKLSEDLEANPKENVNVPEELQSCTEDNAKYSADFWPKTIDCFNISGDPETNVEHHNMEVIQVNTDILKSEKYVFINDLQSDTDKILDRADLQPITQESTTISAVLQPNTKGSSIIMEDFQLNGDENSKHLITDLKKKESKEVQPKIETIPEVNLDVQINGNSKITENMQQNTNDMIKEHQLNAKVINSVPENPQLKTRKVPRSELQLNTNGNLTVMEDLKNNGEETSKTRENLQLNTQVNLNVSEKPQRTVGRIPRIETNQLNINVGPNISEAQNAQIEKPSKRSVDQQPTAKEKDLNSAVSVDNSEKAKNNSKITLSSVTLDKTNTFIHLAPNPSSCMSEHSLPMITDIPVHTVSESEELGRQMLTDTFDYCLVAKNKVNLDKMDGVARELNLKPITSDNADNKSQTILINDSYQNVSVVDVKPVPENSLTSISSLDKSNFSGTATNISLDNVLEFRSSSPTIILDYPSSPYDCNNVTCDSPQDAVDSGIVSSQAYTPEEHIPLKIFPPEIFSKHISDTFAVDKDANIIGDIKLSGENIESTVSLVPKPGSIAKLKSSPLLKEDKSLADSCAANSGIDISGGFSAPDNLKSNMNSEVYIAKVSVKTVNIEEVKIPPYGFLSDVISVGKVESPTFEKELICLPNLSPPPADSADSNKFQVPQSAQEDKSVTNGEMSFSREDVTANNNFNNCEKDPKKCIVGIKELPSSNKENNVSAHMVNMLKNDKKIPTSTNKSPDVLIENIKNNNLSVHTCGNIINVSLQTCPFENELRNQSLLSSDSQWKIGSCESLSESNPDLEVTHSEPGKLYDVLNHAPLQADVNLSDDLISSDSTTPKIILPDYSESANELYQQKANEIIFTVLNSAMDEFKNINKNSANIACLHSQISITPDVKLAEEKTSNNFQQSLEYSSVDVPSGVLEKSLDSILRKSKDPFMSIAEGLVNEVISSSKQLMVSNTIQKIINEDSDTNEMSPKKPPNNLNQAFVDKNDPPENITSLIKNDSLLDINNAVYMPFSERNCNAMTTTGMLQNVPSSQTTDPSSLDEFGSRATVGMRDRALNVPIESSVLAEAEDKEEHSNCFINPCVAEINNPNVQNDSSLTFDMNVQGDLEIENLKCNEDQNEYYDSEMGYSSRSLETEGSLNEFLSNHLSEEIYNMYMSEVSSEFSDPFQFFVHNSQYVEISESDDELGDEDKDYGASGQDSVEDSFLSVQSRRVRIYPFALSPIYEDDSSCEGPLSNSSSPRHIEGAAASNNENSHASILSLLQSVSDRLKEADMDEMGSEERLPFLNNEAVVVSDQPNKDTSESLSVCKTSLDVPTLPEEEKPSGGSRSSLFITKSFTENRPSSVPGRQSFLLNLSSQSNIAGAKSAAENTSVPASGGEGSTSLTSESKSTHDTDLFPNTAAVSGPSPLQAVTEPTLSILKSDVEHKPRLSPQSVYYQYFQAATTGNKENSAQAKLEGEFKKAEAQQMLKGQSSHQRENLDAADSESLKFNPRPGKMTLSDILDLENKIELKSDVLDAASWEFPNGVNIRVIRGCWVLYEKPHFEGQAHVLEEGEAVLYRLWDLSGTKAKPDKIRIGSVKRVVKDYLPVVVISSLQDTADSPVYICTEVPSLENLVDKRPRSLTVNSGVWLAYTEPQYNGTVTVLEEGCELPQIQDCGIKSMRALKMGGLKVQLPSDPKIIIYEKPCFQGRSGEITEHVCNIGTLLRDEDKGNNLNIGSMQVLGGIWVGYEQERYKGQQYLLEEGDYEDWHAWGGYGSTLQSVRYLQANFLEASVTLYDSEAEEGKQVDLFNQAIPDLELAGYNPKTQCIHVKSGMWVAYQQKHYCGEQYILEKGRYKTYMDWGGSNNTIMSIRPVLLEPLGRNEVKHLIKAYKSCNFQGESVDFSQEVCDFPSFMPRSFKVLRGCWLLQYQADSCDNLCVLEEGHFPDLASCGIPVAEITYIQPIDYVFAEPSVSLFALDSCEGRELHFEEAVTSVLSKDLHFYTQSVWIRRGLWIAFEGANFLGRQMLLESQKIEKWSQFSGWKAVGSLRPLRQPAVYFMVRNRHRDKYLTVTGKLSDTRATFVSISARNGQSTQIWYFCRGLLKSKANDSCLDIIGGRNLPGSKVSLWSEHGKNRQKWTINKDGTIASYISDDLVLDIKGGNYYDQNYLIVNRVQDSALTQKWDIEIL